From Erigeron canadensis isolate Cc75 chromosome 8, C_canadensis_v1, whole genome shotgun sequence, one genomic window encodes:
- the LOC122578135 gene encoding ABC transporter I family member 20: MVANENEENVPMVVINKLKFTYPGIDGHPPPGSVPLIQDLSLTLNSGDRCLLVGSNGAGKTTILKILGGKHMVEPDMVRVLGRSAFHDTSLTSSGQLAYLGGEWRREVAFAGFDVAIQMDISAEKMLFGVAGVDPQRRAELIKVLDVDLSWRMHKVSDGQRRRVQICMGLLKEFKVLLLDEITVDLDVLARADLLTFLKKECEDRGAIIIYATHIFDGLENWPSHIVYVAQGKLQLALPMEEIRKMSNLSLMRTVEQWLRKERDEERKRRKERKANGLPEFDKRIDGTRVAGDPVRVVNNGWAAGRLNSTVAGEENFVYSSNRVVRQ; encoded by the exons ATGGTTGCAAATGAAAACGAAGAAAATGTTCCAATGGTGGTAATCAACAAACTGAAATTCACATACCCAGGTATCGACGGACACCCACCCCCAGGTTCCGTCCCTCTTATCCAAGACTTGTCACTCACTCTTAACTCCGGTGATCGCTGTCTTCTTGTCGGATCAAATGGCGCTG GGAAAACAACGATATTGAAGATATTGGGAGGGAAGCATATGGTGGAGCCTGACATGGTTAGAGTTCTTGGAAGGTCTGCTTTTCATGATACTTCTTTGACTTCTTCTGGTCAACTTGCTTATCTTGGTGGTGAG TGGAGAAGGGAAGTTGCTTTTGCTGGCTTTGATGTTGCTATACAAATGGATATTTCCGCTGAAAAAATGTTATTTGGGGTAGCGGGGGTTGATCCTCAAAGAAGAGCTGAGCTGATTAAG GTTTTAGATGTCGATTTGTCATGGAGGATGCACAAGGTATCTGATGGTCAGCGAAGAAGGGTGCAAATATGCATGGGGCTTCTAAAGGAATTCAAG GTTCTTCTTCTTGATGAAATCACAGTTGACCTAGATGTACTTGCCAGGGCTGATCTTTTGACATTCCTTAAAAAGGAATGTGAAGACCGCGGTGCTATCATCATATATGCTACACATATATTCGATGGTCTCGAGAATTGGCCTTCACACATC GTTTATGTTGCTCAAGGAAAGTTGCAGTTGGCATTGCCTATGGAAGAGATAAGAAAGATGAGCAATCTATCTTTAATG AGAACAGTAGAGCAATGGCTGAGGAAAGAACGAGATGAGGAGAGGAAGAGAAGGAAAGAGAGAAAAGCAAATGGGCTTCCAGAATTTGATAAGCGTATTGATGGTACTCGGGTAGCTGGGGATCCAGTTCGTGTGGTCAACAACGGTTGGGCTGCTGGAAGGTTGAATTCCACCGTTGCTGGTGAAGAGAACTTTGTCTATAGTTCAAACAGGGTTGTCAGACAATAG